Proteins found in one Triticum urartu cultivar G1812 chromosome 4, Tu2.1, whole genome shotgun sequence genomic segment:
- the LOC125552051 gene encoding protein unc-13 homolog, producing MTINKEEKKAESMGSMARLLPDSRSASASASWTSSLSSDLATAAATAATATSSSAMPLAAPFPGLGVPLSDADLRTTAYEVLVAASRATVGRPLIYIPQSAPSSASARSTSSTSTSTSSSSSSSGLQRSRTSTAASKVKRSLGLSPSASSKAGTEAPRRPETVMELVRVNLRVTEQADSRIRRGLLRIAAGQLGRRAESMILPLEFLQRSKASDFPDPHEYEAWQFRNLKLLEAGLLVHPLIPLSKSDIYAQTLREIISRAYDKSLKTEKNLESMQELSSAVKSLAGRSLGGISDECHWADGFPFNLHIYQMLVEACFDCENGTVVDEIDEVMGLLKKTWVILGINQMLHNLCFTWALFNHFATSDQVDMELLSAAENQLSVVVKDAKTTEDPDYCDILISILSSITGWTEKRLLAYHETFNASNIVSMQGIVAIGVSAAKILLEDISQKYPGKRKQKTDVVRGKIETYIRSSLRTAFAQRMDEADSKRSSRNPVPVLAILAKDISDLASKEKNIYSPILKKWHPLASGVAVTTLHSCFGNELKQFMVGRTKFTPDTAQVLNAADKLEKNLVNIAVEDFLDSDDGGKSLIRQMPPYEAENAISALVKGWMKERVDKLKEWVDQSLQQETWNPKANRQSFAPSSMEMLRMVDEILDAFFQLPISMHSTLISDLTAGLDGILQYYVSKAKACHGTESTATPQLPHLTRCDVGSKLFKKKEKPHALLNRGSQVGSSTGKSEGCDLSELCVQINTFHYIRTEVENLKKKAKKCLRNSELSQDGIGTTDGMNIKFELSQASCQDGIRQLCDATAHKVVFSYLSHVLLDMLYVGGAASNRVEPLLRELHSTLGVISGIMRNEPRDHLITALMKASFDGFLLVLLAGGPTRAFTLQDAQIIENDFRALRGLYLANGDGLPHELVDKASSEVKSVLPLLRTDTESLIQRFKQVITERQGSPTKSSFPKPPRVPAQWSANDPNTILRVLCYRYDEAATKFLKKTYKFPKKL from the exons ATGACAAtaaacaaagaagaaaaaaaagccGAAAGCATGGGCAGcatggcgcgcctcctccccgactcccgctccgcctccgcctccgcctcctgGACCTCTTCCCTCTCGAGCGACCTCGCAactgccgccgccaccgctgccaCCGCAACCTCCTCCTCCGCGATGCCGCTCGCGGCCCCATTCCCCGGACTCGGCGTGCCGCTCTCCGACGCCGACCTCCGCACCACCGCCTACGAGGTCCTcgtcgccgcctcccgcgccaCCGTCGGCAGGCCCCTCATCTACATCCCCCAGTCCGCCCCCTCCTCCGCCAGCGCCCGTTCCACCTCCTCCACATCCACCTcgacctcctcctcgtcgtcgtcctccggcctGCAGCGTTCGCGGACGTCGACGGCGGCCAGCAAGGTGAAGAGGTCGCTCGGGCTCAGCCCCTCGGCGTCATCTAAGGCCGGGACGGAGGCGCCGCGGAGGCCAGAGACGGTGATGGAGCTGGTGCGGGTCAATTTACGTGTCACGGAGCAGGCCGACTCGAGGATCCGCCGCGGGCTTCTCCGCATCGCCGCCGGCCAG CTAGGTAGACGTGCAGAATCAATGATTTTGCCCTTAGAGTTTCTGCAGCGATCTAAAGCATCAGATTTCCCTGATCCACATGAGTACGAGGCCTGGCAGTTTAGGAACTTGAAGCTTCTTGAGGCTGGTTTGCTGGTTCACCCACTTATTCCCTTGAGCAAATCAGACATTTATGCACAGACATTGCGAGAGATAATAAGTAGAGCATATGATAAGTCACTTAAAACCGAGAAGAACTTGGAATCGATGCAGGAACTATCCAGTGCGGTGAAGTCCCTTGCTGGTAGGTCCCTAGGTGGAATTTCTGATGAATGTCACTGGGCAGATGGCTTTCCATTCAATCTTCATATCTATCAAATGTTGGTAGAAGCTTGCTTTGATTGTGAGAATGGTACTGTGgttgatgaaattgatgaagTGATGGGGTTATTGAAGAAGACTTGGGTTATTCTTGGGATTAATCAGATGCTTCACAATCTCTGCTTTACCTGGGCGTTGTTCAACCATTTTGCCACATCAGACCAAGTAGATATGGAGTTACTTTCTGCTGCAGAGAATCAATTAAGTGTAGTTGTAAAAGATGCAAAAACCACAGAAGATCCAGATTACTGTGACATATTGATCTCCATTTTAAGTTCCATAACGGGTTGGACAGAGAAAAGATTGCTAGCTTACCATGAAACTTTCAATGCTAGCAATATTGTTTCGATGCAAGGTATTGTCGCAATAGGAGTCTCAGCTGCGAAGATTCTTCTTGAAGATATATCTCAAAAATACCCTGGTAAAAGGAAACAAAAGACTGATGTGGTGCGTGGCAAGATTGAAACCTATATACGGTCCTCGCTCCGTACTGCTTTTGCTCAA AGAATGGATGAGGCAGACTCAAAGCGATCATCAAGGAATCCTGTGCCAGTTCTTGCAATCCTCGCGAAGGATATTAGTGACCTTGCTTCGAAGGAGAAAAATATCTACAGTCCAATACTGAAGAAATGGCACCCGCTTGCTTCTGGTGTTGCAGTTACAACCCTTCATTCTTGCTTTGGTAATGAGCTGAAGCAATTTATGGTTGGGCGTACAAAGTTCACACCAGACACGGCTCAAGTGCTTAACGCTGCTGACAAGTTAGAGAAGAATCTGGTTAATATTGCAGTTGAAGACTTTCTGGATAGTGATGACGGAGGCAAGTCATTGATTAGACAGATGCCACCGTATGAAGCTGAAAATGCAATTTCTGCTCTGGTCAAAGGTTGGATGAAAGAACGAGTGGACAAACTTAAAGAATGGGTTGACCAAAGTTTACAGCAGGAG ACATGGAATCCAAAAGCTAACAGGCAGAGCTTTGCTCCTTCTTCCATGGAGATGCTAAGGATGGTTGATGAAATTTTAGATGCGTTTTTTCAGTTGCCCATATCAATGCACTCTACTTTGATTTCTGATTTAACAGCTGGACTAGATGGGATTCTACAGTATTATGTCTCGAAAGCGAAAGCTTGCCATG GGACCGAGAGTACTGCTACTCCACAACTGCCTCATTTAACAAGATGCGACGTTGGATCCAAATTATTCAAGAAAAAGGAAAAGCCACATGCTCTTCTGAATCGCGGATCGCAAGTTGGATCTTCTACTGGAAAGTCGGAAGGATGTGATCTTTCTGAACTCTGTGTACAAATAAATACATTCCATTACATCCGGACTGAGGTGGAGAATCTGAAGAAGAAGGCGAAAAAATGTTTGCGGAACAGTGAATTATCTCAGGATGGTATTGGCACCACTGACGGAATGAACATCAAGTTTGAGCTATCCCAGGCAAGTTGCCAAGACGGCATCCGTCAGCTGTGTGACGCAACAGCACATAAGGTGGTATTCAGTTATTTGAGTCATGTTCTCTTGGACATGCTGTATGTTGGTGGTGCTGCGTCAAACAGGGTGGAGCCTTTGTTGAGAGAACTTCACTCTACCCTTGGGGTGATATCTGGCATAATGCGTAATGAGCCGCGGGACCATCTCATAACCGCGTTGATGAAAGCTTCCTTTGATGGGTTCCTGCTGGTGCTTCTTGCTGGTGGACCTACACGTGCTTTCACCCTTCAAGACGCTCAGATCATAGAGAATGATTTCAGAGCCCTCAGAGGATTGTACTTGGCAAATGGTGATGGCCTGCCACATGAACTGGTTGACAAGGCTTCATCGGAGGTGAAGAGCGTTCTGCCACTCCTACGAACAGATACAGAATCCCTCATCCAGCGTTTCAAGCAAGTGATTACTGAACGCCAGGGATCTCCAACCAAATCTAGCTTCCCGAAACCTCCTCGTGTGCCCGCCCAGTGGAGCGCAAATGACCCGAACACTATCCTGCGAGTTTTGTGCTACCGGTATGATGAGGCGGCCACAAAGTTCCTCAAGAAAACATACAAGTTCCCGAAGAAGCTTTGA